Proteins encoded together in one Electrophorus electricus isolate fEleEle1 chromosome 9, fEleEle1.pri, whole genome shotgun sequence window:
- the lrrc74b gene encoding leucine-rich repeat-containing protein 74B, which produces MMVGKKISRETLLLSVREDDGDEGHVEELLGAVGSRSPSRPRHIYSRGSVDNQTVARANAWGLSAGDRVGSEADDGDDDEEEAGRSDQPLDGQQRDNACFTLDEDSDTDLELEDERDQYDLTGQVRYREACKRLGVIPASCFLRTMQKSEVSMAHHGLGPQGAVALAVPLVTNTSIVKLNLRDNWMEGVGGAAMADMLKENCYITELDLSENRIGELGAKALASMLLENTTLASLNLSQNCLDKHATRHLATALSSNQHLQHLDMSHNRLGEAAGEILGAALAENTGMKSFNLAWNCIRGKGVIALAKGLGANIFLRVVDLSYNGLGKEGAVAVGQGLKDNNTLEELNISVNRIPPEGAIHLAVGLRVNKTIRILKMARNPVQSVGCFAVLKAIQGNPASAVEYLDFSDISVDQEFEDMFCSIKESLPDLQVKHGGKRRTLQKTKS; this is translated from the exons atgatGGTCGGTAAGAAGATATCTAGGGAGACACTGCTGCTATCAGTACGTGAGGATGATGGAGATGAAGGTCATGTGGAAGAGCTGTTGGGAGCGGTTGGGAGCAGGTCACCCAGCAGACCCCGCCATATCTACAGCAGAGGCAGTGTGGACAACCAG ACAGTGGCCAGAGCAAATGCATGGGGTCTGAGCGCTGGGGACAGAGTCGGAAGTGAAGCTGATGACGGGGACGACGATGAGGAGGAAGCTGGTAGGAGCGATCAGCCATTGGATGGACAGCAGAGAGACAACGCGTGTTTCACCTTGGATGAAGATTCCGACACAGACCTGGAGCTTGAAG ATGAGAGGGACCAGTATGACCTCACAGGCCAAGTGCGCTACAGGGAGGCGTGTAAGAGGCTCGGTGTGATCCCAGCCTCCTGCTTCCTGAGGACCATGCAGAAGAGTGAAGTCAGCATGGCGCATCATGGACTCGGCCCTCAG GGTGCTGTAGCACTGGCGGTTCCCTTGGTAACCAACACATCCATTGTGAAGCTAAATCTGCGAGATAATTGGATGGAAGGGGTGGGCGGAGCTGCTATGGCTGACATGCTCAAGGAGAACTGTTACATCACAG AGCTGGACCTTTCAGAGAACCGGATAGGGGAGCTTGGTGCAAAAGCTCTTGCCAGCATGCTGCTGGAGAACACCACACTGGCCTCGCTCAACCTCTCACAGAACTGCCTGGACAAGCATGCGACCAGACACCTGGCAACGGCGCTGAGCAGCAACCAGCACCTGCAACACCTGGACATGAGTCACAACAGGCTGGGAGAAGCAGCAG GGGAAATCCTGGGTGCTGCTCTAGCTGAGAACACAGGAATGAAGTCATTCAATCTGGCCTGGAACTGCATTCGAGGAAAAGGAGTCATCGCTTTAGCCAAAGGCCTGGGG GCAAATATATTCTTGCGAGTCGTGGACTTATCTTACAACGGACTGGGCAAAGAGGGAGCGGTGGCTGTTGGTCAAGGGCTTAAGGATAACAACACTCTGGAGGAGCTTAACATTAG TGTCAATCGCATACCCCCTGAAGGAGCAATCCATTTAGCTGTGGGTCTCAGAGTGAATAAAACCATTCGGATCCTCAAG ATGGCTCGGAATCCTGTCCAGTCGGTGGGATGTTTTGCTGTCCTTAAGGCCATACAGGGGAACCCAGCATCTGCAGTGGAGTACCTGGACTTCTCG GACATCAGCGTGGACCAGGAGTTTGAAGACATGTTCTGCTCCATCAAAGAGTCACTGCCAGACCTCCAGGTGAAGCATGGGGGGAAGAGAAGAACTCTCCAGAAAACAAAGAGCTGA
- the nipsnap1 gene encoding protein NipSnap homolog 1, which translates to MAPRTSLTLRKQGFLCETFVLLLKSRSLADRRYFGGWLRSLFAYDIKKDARKDAHSSLLAKKATSGLYEIQFHNVKPECLEAYNNLSDEVHRELHSNADYPCEVAGSWNTWYGEQDQAVHLWRYYGGYPVLTECLNKLRLSKAYLEFHRERSKMLISQRNQLLLEFSFWNQPVPRTGPNIYELRTYRLKPGSMIEWGNHWARAIKYRQNNNEAVGGFFTQIGELYVVHHLWAYTDLQSREETRNSAWLKEGWDASVHYTVPLIQSMESRILVPTKTSPLQ; encoded by the exons ATGGCGCCGCGGACGTCTCTAACTCTTAGGAAGCAGGGATTTTTGTGCGAAACTTTCGTCTTGCTGCTGAAATCCAG GAGTTTGGCAGATAGAAGATATTTTGGTGGTTGGTTGAGGTCCCTGTTTGCCTACGACATCAAGAAAGATGCCAGGAAAGATGCCCACTCCAGCCTGCTCGCCAAGAAAGCCACAAGCGGCCTCTACGAGATCCAGT TTCACAATGTCAAGCCAGAGTGCTTGGAGGCCTACAACAATCTATC TGATGAGGTCCACAGAGAACTGCACAGTAATGCAGATTACCCGTGTGAAGTGGCGGGCAGTTGGAACACGTGGTATGGGGAGCAAGATCAGGCAG TGCATCTGTGGAGATACTATGGCGGGTATCCTGTACTAACAGAATGTTTGAACAAACTCAGACTCAGTAAG GCATATCTTGAGTTTCACAGGGAAAGGAGCAAGATGTTAATCTCTCAAAGGAACCAACTTCTTCTTGAGTTCAGCTTCTGGAACCAGCCTGTACCCAGAACTGGACCCAATATATACGAACTGAGAACATACAGGTTAAAG CCTGGATCAATGATTGAATGGGGAAACCACTG GGCTCGAGCAATCAAATACCGCCAAAATAACAACGAAGCTGTAGGGGGATTCTTCACACAGATCGGAGAGCTGTATGTGGTTCACCATCTGTGGG ctTATACGGACCTGCAGTCCAGAGAGGAGACCAGGAACTCAGCGTGGTTGAAGGAGGGCTGGGATGCCAGTGTGCACTACACAG TACCTTTAATCCAAAGTATGGAGTCCAGGATTTTGGTTCCCACAAAGACTTCTCCTCTGCAATGA